One window of Treponema denticola genomic DNA carries:
- the rpiA gene encoding ribose-5-phosphate isomerase RpiA encodes MDTSELKKKIAYHAIDSLFSEGKIFDGMKIGLGTGSTAMPAVHRLAQLLSSGKLKKIYAVPTSFQTSIECEKLGIPIYSLSSQQIGGSLDLAIDGADEIDPDKNLIKGGGAALLREKIIAYNSKEFVVIADERKKVKSMGKGFALPIEIIPEARLSITRILEAQGIKVALREGVKKMGPVVTDNGNFIIDVRWPEAADVDPKILEESLNKITGVVENGFFTKNTPRVFIVHQDGNIEDL; translated from the coding sequence ATGGACACGTCAGAACTTAAAAAAAAGATTGCCTATCATGCAATCGACTCTCTTTTTTCCGAAGGAAAAATTTTTGACGGAATGAAAATAGGGCTCGGCACCGGCTCTACAGCTATGCCGGCTGTACACCGTCTTGCACAATTATTGTCGTCAGGTAAGTTAAAAAAAATATACGCCGTACCTACAAGTTTTCAAACCTCAATCGAATGTGAAAAGCTAGGTATCCCTATTTATTCTCTAAGCTCTCAGCAAATCGGCGGAAGCTTAGACCTTGCTATAGACGGAGCAGACGAAATCGACCCCGATAAAAACCTAATCAAGGGAGGCGGAGCCGCCCTCCTCAGAGAAAAAATAATAGCATACAATTCAAAAGAATTTGTCGTCATTGCCGATGAAAGAAAAAAAGTTAAATCTATGGGAAAAGGATTTGCCCTTCCTATTGAAATTATACCTGAAGCACGTTTAAGTATTACACGGATTCTTGAAGCTCAAGGTATCAAAGTAGCTCTGCGTGAAGGTGTAAAAAAAATGGGGCCTGTTGTTACCGACAACGGCAACTTTATAATTGATGTAAGATGGCCTGAAGCAGCTGATGTAGATCCCAAAATCTTGGAGGAAAGTTTAAACAAGATTACAGGTGTAGTAGAAAACGGTTTTTTTACTAAAAACACTCCGCGAGTATTTATCGTACACCAAGACGGAAATATAGAAGATCTATAA
- a CDS encoding type I 3-dehydroquinate dehydratase — protein MSTKVCLVLTEKTIEKNLSALEKYKKFIDIAELRVDYLNQSEILYLRNFPERAGIPCILTVRRKSDGGNFTGGEGARMTIFARGLAFANSDPIKNFAYIDLESDFDSSGIEEAAMAFDIKIIRSLHIKVPVKNIVKTIEGLSRFETDIPKLAFTANCLNDVSELFKASKLIQNQEYILSVMGPYGLSSRILSKQLNSQIVYTFTPEYIKKNKLEQELIDPETLEDLYRFSKIDNDTSLYGVIGKDVNTSLSPKIHNEGFKIKDLNSVYIPISAVSSKEALDFANLLNIKGLSVTAPFKSEIIPQINSISEASKFIGAVNTLINENKKWFGYNTDVDGFQQALIEFLNEKDLRKYKVAIIGAGGAARAVAEVISSLHGKACIFNRTAEKAKNIAEKYKFKWALLDPINIKQLHAFSELIIQTTNAGMEPDIDMDPLNFYTFTGKEKVFELIYRPETTKMLKRARTAGCQVCNGYKMLEYQAYHQFKAFAGKDV, from the coding sequence ATGTCTACAAAGGTCTGTCTTGTTTTAACGGAAAAAACAATAGAAAAAAATCTTTCCGCACTGGAAAAGTATAAGAAGTTTATTGATATTGCAGAGCTTCGCGTAGATTATCTCAATCAAAGCGAAATACTCTATTTAAGAAATTTCCCCGAACGGGCCGGAATCCCTTGTATTTTAACCGTCAGGAGAAAGTCTGACGGCGGAAACTTTACGGGAGGAGAAGGTGCAAGAATGACAATCTTTGCACGCGGCCTTGCCTTTGCAAACTCCGACCCGATAAAAAATTTTGCTTATATAGATTTGGAAAGCGACTTTGATTCATCGGGAATCGAAGAAGCGGCAATGGCCTTTGATATTAAAATAATAAGAAGCCTCCACATTAAGGTTCCGGTAAAAAATATAGTAAAAACTATTGAAGGCCTAAGCCGTTTTGAAACCGACATTCCCAAGTTGGCTTTTACTGCAAATTGTTTAAACGATGTTTCCGAGCTTTTTAAAGCATCAAAACTGATACAAAATCAAGAGTACATCTTATCGGTTATGGGACCATACGGTTTAAGTTCCCGTATTCTATCAAAGCAATTAAATTCCCAAATTGTCTATACCTTTACTCCCGAATACATAAAGAAAAATAAACTTGAACAAGAACTTATAGATCCCGAAACTTTAGAAGACTTATACAGATTTTCAAAAATCGATAATGATACAAGTCTTTATGGAGTCATAGGCAAGGATGTAAACACAAGTTTAAGTCCAAAAATTCACAATGAAGGGTTTAAAATAAAAGACCTTAATTCCGTTTATATCCCCATATCGGCGGTATCATCAAAGGAAGCCTTGGACTTTGCCAATCTTCTTAATATAAAAGGCCTTTCGGTTACGGCTCCTTTTAAAAGTGAAATTATACCTCAAATAAATTCCATATCCGAAGCCTCTAAATTTATCGGCGCCGTAAATACCTTGATAAACGAAAACAAAAAATGGTTCGGCTATAATACCGATGTTGACGGCTTTCAACAGGCCTTAATAGAATTCTTAAACGAAAAAGACTTACGCAAATATAAGGTTGCAATTATAGGCGCCGGAGGAGCCGCCAGAGCTGTTGCAGAAGTAATAAGCTCTCTCCATGGAAAAGCCTGTATATTTAACCGCACTGCCGAAAAAGCTAAAAACATAGCCGAAAAATATAAATTTAAATGGGCTCTGTTGGATCCTATAAATATAAAACAGCTTCATGCTTTTTCGGAGCTGATAATTCAAACAACAAATGCAGGTATGGAGCCCGACATAGATATGGACCCTCTTAACTTTTATACCTTTACCGGAAAAGAGAAAGTATTTGAGTTAATCTACAGGCCTGAAACCACTAAGATGTTAAAGCGGGCAAGGACAGCAGGATGTCAGGTTTGTAACGGCTATAAAATGCTCGAATATCAAGCCTATCATCAGTTTAAAGCTTTTGCAGGAAAGGATGTATGA
- a CDS encoding energy-coupling factor ABC transporter ATP-binding protein produces MKEEIISLKNISKTFVQSSFDGTVNFRALDEISLTVFKGESILISGANGSGKTLLMSIIAGLIRPSSGLVEVKERCGIVFQDSDLQILGETPEEDILFGLKNIKLPQEERKKRLDKALEKTGLKDKRYYSSRSLSGGEKRRLCVAGILAMKFPVMIFDEPYANLDYEGVVQVNSLVKELKAENYTILLLSHELEKCYALADRFLVLHRGKKVFDGTAEEGLRQNLKEWSIRPPLTSYTKREDLIWI; encoded by the coding sequence ATGAAAGAAGAAATTATAAGCTTAAAAAATATAAGTAAGACCTTTGTTCAAAGCTCTTTTGACGGAACGGTTAATTTTAGGGCCTTGGACGAAATTTCTTTGACTGTTTTTAAGGGAGAGAGCATTCTTATTTCGGGAGCTAACGGTTCGGGAAAAACTCTTCTTATGTCGATTATTGCAGGGCTTATAAGGCCCTCATCGGGACTTGTAGAGGTAAAAGAAAGATGCGGCATAGTTTTTCAGGATTCCGACTTGCAGATATTGGGAGAAACCCCTGAGGAAGATATTTTGTTTGGACTAAAAAATATAAAACTTCCGCAAGAAGAAAGAAAAAAAAGATTGGATAAAGCCTTGGAAAAAACCGGCTTAAAGGATAAGCGGTATTATTCTTCCCGCTCCTTATCGGGAGGAGAAAAGAGGCGGCTTTGCGTTGCAGGAATTTTGGCGATGAAGTTTCCCGTAATGATCTTTGATGAGCCCTATGCAAATTTGGATTATGAGGGGGTAGTGCAGGTTAATTCCCTTGTTAAAGAATTAAAGGCCGAAAACTATACCATCCTTCTTTTAAGCCATGAGCTTGAAAAATGCTACGCCCTTGCCGATAGGTTTTTAGTTCTCCATAGGGGGAAAAAAGTTTTTGACGGGACTGCGGAAGAGGGCTTAAGACAAAATCTAAAAGAATGGAGTATAAGGCCTCCGCTTACTTCATACACAAAAAGGGAGGATTTAATTTGGATATAA
- a CDS encoding PASTA domain-containing protein, which yields MGFGDIADSIEGNGKVIVVTSLVMLVFFVLISTIVFFMSVKTADQVLVPNIEGEKFEDAVLKLQVKELYPRLQLRFSDNIEDEGKVLEQSPPAGTIVKAGKRINVTVSSGAVLDRVENYVGKTLSEVQQHFASLFTSGRKQLISIKEPIMYKSSSIPAGTILEQNPSPDTKISEEILIEFIVSKGPENEKVSVPNMEGFKLEDIYSAIAQSKISFVIKAEVNSSIDAPLVVSQSQPADSSVDAYSQIELGLQIPDSTEKMIYGIYSPALPKYPYPVKVVVDAVYPDGKRTELVSFNHQGGKCSIPYGLPQGTVLVLTVLNKQVQMFEVKQ from the coding sequence ATGGGTTTTGGTGATATTGCAGACAGCATAGAGGGTAACGGAAAAGTAATAGTTGTTACCTCTTTGGTAATGCTTGTATTTTTTGTTCTTATTTCTACAATCGTGTTTTTTATGTCGGTAAAAACGGCTGATCAGGTTTTGGTTCCCAATATCGAAGGCGAAAAATTTGAAGATGCGGTTCTTAAACTACAGGTTAAAGAACTTTATCCCCGTCTTCAGTTAAGATTTTCGGATAATATTGAAGATGAAGGGAAGGTTTTAGAGCAAAGTCCTCCTGCAGGAACTATAGTTAAAGCCGGAAAAAGAATAAATGTAACCGTGAGCAGCGGTGCCGTTCTTGACAGGGTAGAAAATTATGTGGGAAAAACCTTATCGGAGGTTCAACAGCATTTTGCTTCTCTTTTTACTTCAGGGCGTAAACAGCTGATTTCCATAAAAGAACCGATTATGTACAAATCAAGTTCAATTCCTGCCGGTACTATTTTGGAGCAAAATCCTTCTCCTGATACTAAGATTTCGGAAGAAATTTTAATAGAATTCATCGTGAGCAAAGGACCTGAAAACGAAAAAGTTTCCGTTCCAAACATGGAAGGATTTAAACTTGAAGATATTTATTCTGCAATAGCTCAAAGCAAAATTTCGTTTGTAATAAAAGCCGAAGTTAATTCTTCCATTGATGCTCCATTAGTTGTCAGTCAAAGCCAGCCGGCAGATTCCTCAGTAGATGCTTACTCTCAAATAGAATTAGGCCTGCAAATTCCCGACTCCACCGAAAAAATGATTTACGGTATTTATTCACCTGCTTTACCTAAATATCCTTATCCGGTAAAAGTTGTAGTCGATGCCGTATATCCGGACGGAAAAAGAACGGAGCTTGTAAGTTTTAACCATCAAGGAGGAAAATGCAGTATTCCTTATGGTCTTCCCCAAGGTACGGTTCTTGTTCTCACCGTATTAAACAAACAGGTTCAAATGTTTGAAGTAAAACAATAG
- the fmt gene encoding methionyl-tRNA formyltransferase, whose amino-acid sequence MRIFFAGTPSCAVPALKLIAREFDLCGVLTNPPAPAGRNKKMQDSDAALAVKELIKEGFLPEDFPLLTPQKLDDNFRKELEALKPDLLVCFAYGKIFGPKTMALFPLGGINIHPSLLPRWRGCAPVPAAILAGDKLTGITIQTIAQKTDCGSILGQLEIPLNNSETTESLLTDCADKCCPLLREVLSDFENKLKQARPQEEAEALYCSMLKKEDGLIDWSKPAEEIERKIRAFTPWPGCFTFKKGEKISIIEANLYEDASNEMTKNKKFGTILGTDKKYGILIQTGNGILAVSVLQKQAKKKLEWKDFLNGSPDFLEGSFET is encoded by the coding sequence ATGAGAATCTTTTTTGCGGGAACTCCTTCCTGTGCCGTACCGGCCTTAAAACTAATAGCTCGCGAATTTGACCTTTGCGGAGTCTTGACTAATCCTCCGGCTCCTGCAGGGCGGAACAAAAAGATGCAGGATTCCGATGCAGCTCTTGCAGTAAAGGAGCTTATAAAAGAAGGATTTCTGCCTGAAGATTTTCCTCTTTTGACGCCTCAAAAACTTGATGATAATTTTAGAAAAGAACTCGAGGCTTTAAAACCGGATCTTTTGGTTTGTTTTGCCTACGGTAAAATTTTCGGGCCTAAGACGATGGCTCTTTTCCCACTGGGCGGAATAAATATTCATCCCTCTCTTTTACCAAGGTGGAGGGGCTGTGCTCCGGTTCCTGCGGCCATATTGGCAGGGGATAAACTTACCGGAATTACGATTCAGACCATTGCTCAAAAAACGGATTGCGGAAGTATTTTAGGACAGCTTGAAATTCCATTAAATAATTCCGAAACTACTGAAAGCCTTTTAACCGATTGTGCCGATAAGTGCTGCCCGCTTTTGCGTGAAGTCCTTTCTGATTTTGAAAATAAATTAAAGCAGGCAAGACCTCAGGAAGAGGCAGAAGCTCTTTATTGTTCAATGCTTAAAAAAGAAGACGGGCTTATAGATTGGTCTAAGCCGGCTGAAGAAATTGAAAGAAAAATAAGGGCATTTACCCCCTGGCCGGGCTGCTTTACCTTTAAAAAGGGCGAAAAAATAAGCATAATTGAAGCTAATTTATATGAAGATGCTTCAAATGAAATGACAAAAAATAAAAAATTTGGTACAATACTGGGTACCGATAAAAAATACGGTATTTTAATTCAAACAGGGAATGGAATACTCGCTGTTTCGGTATTACAAAAGCAGGCAAAAAAAAAGCTTGAATGGAAGGATTTTTTAAACGGCTCTCCTGATTTTTTGGAAGGCAGTTTTGAAACATAA
- a CDS encoding type II toxin-antitoxin system RelE family toxin: MISIRWSRKASKQLNKIQKADKKQILEAVDTLSGFPYVLNVKALSNHKYDYRLRVGRYRILFNHIEKIHILSIEEVKKRDDNTY; encoded by the coding sequence ATGATATCGATTAGATGGAGCCGAAAAGCGTCAAAACAACTTAACAAAATACAAAAAGCTGATAAAAAGCAAATTCTTGAAGCTGTTGATACTTTATCCGGATTTCCGTATGTTTTAAATGTAAAAGCATTAAGTAATCATAAATACGATTATCGATTGCGTGTCGGTAGATATAGGATTCTATTTAATCACATTGAAAAAATACATATATTATCAATCGAGGAGGTAAAAAAAAGAGATGACAACACTTATTGA
- a CDS encoding CbiQ family ECF transporter T component: MDIRPLFSYRRGTSFLHRMSPLLKLLFLFGFTALIFFFPNYVLFYSVFFVFFARFIGFSFLEQLLDLKPILPYCLLLVSLHVFSVLIKTESSIKDLAFLILKLVCLMQISSLFFNTTSSLQLKEALEKILPFKVAVLFSLFLFFIPLLFSIWTKLDYSWKARGGKKSLLKIFKLFPIFISEALYKGQKLMYALRNRSE; this comes from the coding sequence TTGGATATAAGGCCCTTATTTTCGTACCGTAGAGGAACGAGCTTTTTACATAGGATGTCCCCCCTTTTAAAATTGCTTTTTCTTTTCGGGTTTACAGCCCTGATTTTTTTCTTTCCTAATTATGTTCTCTTTTATTCGGTATTTTTTGTTTTTTTTGCCCGTTTTATAGGTTTTTCGTTTTTAGAGCAATTACTGGATTTAAAACCGATTCTGCCTTATTGCCTGCTTCTTGTAAGCCTCCATGTTTTTTCGGTTCTTATAAAAACGGAAAGCAGTATAAAAGATTTGGCTTTTCTTATTTTAAAACTTGTCTGCCTTATGCAGATAAGCTCCCTTTTTTTTAATACCACAAGCTCTCTCCAATTAAAAGAGGCTCTGGAAAAAATCTTACCCTTTAAAGTTGCTGTTTTGTTTTCTCTTTTTTTGTTTTTTATTCCTCTTTTGTTTTCTATTTGGACAAAGCTGGATTACTCTTGGAAGGCAAGGGGAGGAAAAAAAAGCCTTTTAAAAATTTTTAAACTTTTTCCGATTTTTATTTCCGAAGCCCTTTACAAAGGCCAAAAACTGATGTATGCACTGCGAAACCGCTCAGAATGA
- the coaE gene encoding dephospho-CoA kinase (Dephospho-CoA kinase (CoaE) performs the final step in coenzyme A biosynthesis.) codes for MDSVLNSRQSRQSLGSPSEPILIGLSGPSCSGKNTASTILQDYGFYCIDADVVSRKVFIEHEKEILNLFQAEAEKRGINLKNKKGIDKKAFALLVFSDEELLKKHEAFILPIIEEKIWEEIKMAFTEKPERPILLNAPTLHKTSFIKKCLFILYIDAPFILRLIRAKKRDRLPLKNIWLRFSKQKKFFSQYFFLNADTIVVKNFWSSASLKRKLLQEVQKRGF; via the coding sequence ATGGATAGTGTTTTAAACAGCAGGCAGAGCCGGCAAAGCCTTGGTTCACCCTCAGAACCGATTTTAATAGGGCTTTCAGGGCCTTCTTGTTCGGGTAAAAACACGGCAAGTACTATTTTACAAGACTACGGTTTTTATTGTATTGATGCCGATGTAGTTTCAAGAAAAGTTTTTATAGAGCATGAAAAAGAAATTTTAAATCTCTTTCAAGCCGAGGCCGAAAAACGAGGCATAAATTTAAAAAATAAAAAGGGCATCGACAAAAAAGCCTTTGCCCTCTTGGTCTTTTCGGATGAAGAACTTTTAAAAAAACATGAAGCCTTTATTCTCCCCATAATCGAAGAAAAAATATGGGAGGAAATTAAAATGGCATTTACAGAAAAACCTGAGCGCCCCATTCTTTTAAACGCCCCTACCCTTCACAAGACGAGCTTTATAAAAAAATGCCTCTTTATATTGTACATAGATGCACCTTTTATTTTAAGGCTCATAAGGGCAAAAAAAAGGGACAGGCTGCCCTTAAAAAATATATGGTTAAGATTTTCAAAACAAAAGAAATTCTTTTCTCAATACTTTTTTTTAAATGCCGATACAATAGTAGTAAAGAACTTTTGGTCTTCTGCAAGTTTAAAAAGAAAACTATTGCAGGAAGTTCAAAAAAGAGGTTTTTGA
- a CDS encoding SPOR domain-containing protein, translating into MEQKKILWIVLFISLFALIIFGVGLYLYAPFRNKSTMTAAQISDLGRIEADKTDTSVDPLQWTRNPDSIPPLESESPTLVNIANNITVVNGEGQTGTTETSINVSDLTNTQKDEKTASLPEDLAANLNTNQEIEKKTSDTEKQTQTAPAKEANQNTGVASVKGVSSNTVQKPKTEKKTPQKTEKPAVKKSPAQKTVSTLYWVQTASLTSRLNAEAARDTLTSKHMKAEIFTKETATGLTHRVRVGPFKNKTEAEYWLKKIKEIKGFEGSYVTQDRKKS; encoded by the coding sequence ATGGAACAGAAAAAAATTTTATGGATAGTACTTTTTATTTCGTTGTTTGCTCTGATTATCTTCGGTGTCGGCTTATACCTGTATGCCCCATTCCGTAATAAAAGCACCATGACTGCGGCACAAATATCCGATTTAGGCAGAATAGAAGCAGACAAAACGGATACTAGCGTAGATCCTCTTCAATGGACTCGAAATCCCGACTCAATTCCTCCGCTTGAATCCGAGTCCCCTACCCTCGTAAATATTGCTAACAATATAACCGTTGTAAACGGTGAAGGCCAAACCGGCACAACAGAAACCTCTATTAATGTAAGCGATTTAACGAATACTCAAAAAGACGAAAAAACTGCAAGTCTACCTGAAGATCTTGCTGCAAATTTAAACACAAATCAAGAAATTGAGAAAAAAACTTCCGATACCGAAAAACAAACTCAAACTGCTCCTGCAAAGGAAGCCAATCAAAATACAGGCGTTGCTTCGGTAAAAGGAGTAAGCTCAAATACGGTTCAAAAACCTAAAACAGAAAAGAAGACTCCTCAAAAAACGGAAAAACCTGCTGTCAAAAAAAGCCCTGCTCAAAAAACGGTTTCCACACTGTACTGGGTTCAAACAGCTTCTTTGACAAGCCGCTTAAATGCAGAGGCGGCAAGAGATACCCTCACCTCAAAACACATGAAGGCGGAAATCTTTACCAAAGAAACGGCAACGGGGCTTACCCACCGAGTCAGAGTCGGCCCGTTTAAAAACAAAACCGAGGCAGAATATTGGCTTAAAAAAATAAAAGAAATTAAGGGCTTTGAAGGAAGTTATGTAACCCAAGACCGAAAAAAAAGCTGA
- a CDS encoding biotin transporter BioY, whose translation MSSNFKLSIMPVFVPLFAALIAVSGFIAFPLPGTPVPIVLQNMMPILASGLLGGLYGTASTALFLIAGLLGLPVFSGGRGGLAHLLGPTGGFLIGYLAAAAFLIIFFRKPGEKDFVLVSSGKNKSIKLINYLKIIAASFSGFALIYVFGIARFMQLTNRGLFESLSLACIPYLPGDFIKMILVSALIYKLRPVTARYFLEVSS comes from the coding sequence ATGAGCTCAAATTTTAAACTATCGATTATGCCGGTTTTTGTTCCGCTTTTTGCAGCCCTTATTGCAGTAAGCGGTTTTATAGCATTTCCTCTTCCCGGAACTCCCGTTCCCATAGTGCTTCAAAACATGATGCCTATTTTGGCATCGGGGCTTTTAGGGGGACTTTACGGGACAGCTTCAACAGCTCTTTTTTTGATTGCCGGTTTACTCGGCCTTCCCGTTTTTTCGGGCGGAAGAGGGGGGCTTGCCCATCTTTTGGGGCCGACGGGAGGCTTTTTAATCGGCTATCTTGCGGCAGCAGCTTTTTTGATTATTTTTTTTAGAAAGCCCGGAGAAAAAGACTTTGTCTTAGTTTCTTCAGGTAAAAATAAGAGCATTAAGTTAATAAACTATTTAAAAATAATTGCAGCCTCTTTTTCGGGCTTTGCTCTTATTTATGTTTTTGGAATAGCAAGATTTATGCAGCTTACAAACAGGGGGCTTTTTGAATCCTTGAGCCTTGCCTGTATTCCTTATTTGCCGGGGGATTTTATCAAGATGATATTGGTTTCCGCTTTAATTTATAAACTGCGTCCCGTTACGGCAAGATATTTTTTAGAGGTCTCTTCTTAA
- a CDS encoding helix-turn-helix domain-containing protein, which translates to MTTLIDVQFIAGKDGKPEYAVIPFKVFQTLCNHKVREFNEKETIPHEVIKKIHLEDMSSIQAWREYLNLTQTEIAEKMGISQAAYSQMETSKKNRKATLEKIAQAMNIDYLQLRI; encoded by the coding sequence ATGACAACACTTATTGATGTTCAATTTATAGCAGGAAAGGACGGGAAACCGGAATATGCGGTTATTCCTTTTAAAGTTTTTCAAACATTATGTAATCATAAGGTAAGAGAATTTAACGAAAAAGAAACAATTCCGCATGAAGTAATAAAAAAAATACATTTGGAAGATATGAGTTCCATTCAGGCATGGCGTGAATACTTAAACCTTACACAGACTGAAATTGCCGAAAAAATGGGGATAAGCCAAGCAGCCTATAGTCAGATGGAAACATCCAAAAAGAATCGAAAAGCAACACTGGAAAAAATAGCCCAAGCTATGAATATTGACTATTTGCAATTACGAATATAA
- the def gene encoding peptide deformylase yields MKILHLGEETLREVSKPVEKIDENIKSLIDEMFVTVKKENGIGLAAPQVGENIRLFIVFINEQKYVFINPEIIETSQEMCLMEEGCLSIPKVYDDVMRPSAVKVQFLNIDGKIKTIEASGLLARVIQHENDHLNGVLFIDRLSEEKKAEAIEKFEHKKALFSKKRIRLR; encoded by the coding sequence ATGAAAATATTACATTTAGGCGAGGAAACTTTGAGGGAAGTGTCCAAACCTGTTGAAAAAATAGATGAAAATATCAAAAGCCTAATTGACGAAATGTTTGTTACCGTAAAAAAAGAAAACGGTATAGGCTTGGCCGCTCCGCAAGTAGGAGAAAACATAAGGCTTTTTATCGTATTTATAAACGAACAAAAGTATGTTTTTATAAATCCTGAAATTATCGAAACTTCTCAGGAAATGTGTTTAATGGAAGAGGGCTGTTTGAGCATACCTAAGGTCTATGACGATGTTATGAGGCCTTCAGCCGTAAAGGTTCAGTTTTTAAACATTGACGGCAAAATAAAAACCATAGAGGCCTCAGGGCTTCTTGCCAGAGTCATTCAGCATGAAAATGACCACTTAAACGGTGTGCTTTTTATAGACCGTTTAAGTGAAGAAAAAAAGGCCGAGGCTATCGAAAAGTTTGAACATAAAAAGGCTCTTTTTTCAAAAAAAAGGATCCGCCTCAGATGA